From Camelina sativa cultivar DH55 chromosome 20, Cs, whole genome shotgun sequence, the proteins below share one genomic window:
- the LOC104771078 gene encoding uncharacterized protein LOC104771078, producing the protein MRLFLVFAILFGFYSEVYGKGSLDIDMKLKALNKPALKTIKSEDGDIIDCIDIYKQHAFDHPALRNHKIQMKPRVEFGAMKTTIPNNGSDEQITSQIWSKSGDCPTGTIPVRRVSREDIRRVSSPSRFGKKPPRKYSFLDNALQHKGNFNITAERVNRPRPMFISEAVLIALGYNYLGAQSDINVWNPPRVQASDYSSSQIWLLGGLSDTFESIEAGWAVNPSVFGDSRTRLFTYWTKDGYDQTGCFNLLCSGFVQTSTKFALGGAIEPVSTPSQKQYYFTASMSLDTGNGDWWLVYANHVVGYWPGSLFSYLKHSATAVHWGGEVHSPNVRKKQHTRTSMGSGQWASYLWAQASYHTNIRIKDNSLQIKYPEYLSEYADEYNCYSTKLHRRTYKSEPHFYFGGPGQNSRCP; encoded by the exons ATGAGATTGTTCTTAGTGTTTGCGATTCTCTTTGGCTTTTACAGTGAGGTCTATGGGAAAGGTTCTTTAGATATCGATATGAAATTGAAGGCTCTTAATAAGCCTGCGTTGAAGACCATCAAG AGTGAAGATGGAGATATAATAGATTGTATTGATATCTATAAACAGCATGCCTTTGATCATCCCGCTTTAAGAAACCACAAGATTCAG ATGAAACCAAGAGTGGAGTTTGGTGCAATGAAGACTACTATTCCAAACAACGGTTCTGATGAACAAATAACGTCTCAGATTTGGTCCAAATCTGGAGACTGTCCTACTGGGACAATACCGGTTCGTAGAGTTAGTAGAGAAGACATAAGAAGAGTCTCTTCACCGTCTCGTTTTGGGAAAAAACCTCCTCGTAAATACAGTTTTCTCGACAACGCACTTCAGCACAAGGGCAATTTCAATATAACTGCTGAAAGAGTAAACCGTCCCCGCCCAATGTTTATATCG GAGGCAGTCCTTATCGCCCTAGGGTACAATTATCTTGGCGCTCAATCCGATATAAATGTGTGGAATCCTCCGAGGGTTCAGGCAAGCGATTACAGCTCTTCTCAGATATGGCTACTTGGTGGACTCTCAGATACGTTTGAAAGCATAGAAGCTGGTTGGGCG GTGAATCCAAGCGTTTTCGGGGACTCACGCACTCGTCTCTTCACCTATTGGACT AAAGATGGATATGATCAAACAGGGTGCTTCAACCTCTTATGTTCTGGTTTTGTGCAAACAAGTACTAAGTTTGCCTTAGGCGGAGCAATAGAACCCGTTTCGACTCCCTCGCAAAAACAATATTACTTCACCGCCAGCATGTCCTTG GATACAGGCAACGGGGATTGGTGGCTTGTTTACGCAAACCACGTGGTAGGTTATTGGCCAGGGTCACTCTTTAGTTACCTCAAACATAGCGCAACCGCGGTGCACTGGGGTGGAGAAGTCCATAGTCCTAACGTGCGGAAGAAGCAGCACACAAGAACTTCGATGGGGAGTGGACAATGGGCATCTTACTTGTGGGCCCAAGCTAGTTACCACACAAACATTAGGATCAAGGACAATTCTTTACAGATAAAATACCCCGAGTATCTATCCGAGTATGCTGATGAGTACAACTGTTATTCTACAAAGCTGCATCGGAGAACGTATAAGTCAGAGCCTCACTTTTACTTTGGAGGACCTGGCCAGAATTCTCGTTGTCCttaa
- the LOC104771079 gene encoding uncharacterized protein LOC104771079: protein MQSRVFQLEEGKEIIVVTGGRTGLNKVSPSKLLPLLGFFLAFTIIFLFISVSTIKYYGIKSVVTSVTSSIVPCNERRNDLDKWIKRPAVLMHNMSDEELLWRASITPHRKEYPFNRVPKIAFMFLTMGPLPLAPLWERLLKGHEKYYSVYIHSQVSSSAMFSASSVFYRRHIPSQVAEWGRMTMCDAERRLLANALLDISNEWFILLSESCIPVFNFTTIYQYITKSKHSFMGSFDDPSPYGRGRYHGKMSPEVTIDQWRKGSQWFEINRELAVSVVKDILYYPKFKEFCTPACYVDEHYFPTMLTIEKPAALANRSVTWVDWSRGGAHPATFGAQDINEEFFSRILKSDNCTYNGRYTSMCSLFARKFSPSALEALMQIAPKILSS from the exons ATGCAGAGTAGGGTTTTTCAGTTGGAAGAAGGTAAAGAGATTATTGTAGTTACTGGCGGCCGGACAGGACTAAACAAGGTGTCTCCTTCCAAGTTGCTTCCTCTGCTAGGATTTTTTCTAGCgtttactattattttcttattcattAGTGTATCCACAATCAAGTATTATGGTATCAAAAGTGTAGTGACCTCAGTCACTTCGAGTATTGTGCCTTGCAACGAGAGAAGAAATGATTTGGATAAATGGATTAAACGTCCTGCGGTTCTCATGCATAATATGAGCGATGAAGAGCTTCTTTGGCGCGCGTCTATCACGCCTCATAGAAAAGAGTATCCGTTTAATAGGGTGCCCAAAATCGCGTTTATGTTCTTGACAATGGGTCCTTTGCCGCTTGCACCGCTTTGGGAAAGGTTATTAAAGGGTCATGAAAAGTATTACTCAGTGTACATCCATTCACAAGTGTCTTCTTCAGCCATGTTTTcagcttcctctgttttctatcGTAGGCATATACCAAGTCAG GTTGCAGAATGGGGAAGAATGACAATGTGCGATGCGGAGAGGCGGCTTCTTGCAAATGCGTTGCTCGATATCTCAAACGAATGGTTTATTCTCCTCTCCGAGTCATGCATTCCCGTCTTCAACTTCACGACTATCTACCAGTACATAACCAAATCAAAGCACAGCTTTATGGGTTCATTTGATGATCCAAGTCCCTATGGCCGTGGCCGCTACCATGGAAAAATGTCCCCTGAAGTTACCATAGACCAATGGAGAAAAGGGTCTCAATGGTTTGAGATTAACCGGGAGCTTGCGGTTTCCGTTGTCAAAGATATCTTGTATTACCCTAAATTCAAAGAGTTTTGTACTCCCGCCTGTTATGTGGACGAACACTATTTTCCAACAATGTTGACAATTGAGAAACCAGCGGCCTTGGCCAACCGAAGTGTGACTTGGGTCGATTGGTCGAGAGGTGGTGCCCACCCGGCTACATTTGGAGCACAAGACATCAATGAGGAGTTCTTTTCAAGGATCCTCAAAAGTGATAACTGCACCTACAATGGTCGCTACACGTCCATGTGTTCTCTCTTTGCTAGAAAGTTTTCTCCTAGTGCTTTGGAGGCTTTAATGCAAATTGCTCCCAAGATTCTGAGTTCTTGA